The following DNA comes from Deltaproteobacteria bacterium.
ACCGCGTCGCGGCGGATGAGGGGGTACAGCTTTTCGCGCTTCGCGGGGGAGAGTTTCTTCGAATCCCGGATGCCGGGGTGGGCGTACCCGGGGGGCAGGATGACGGCGGCGGCGACCACCGGACCCGCCAGCGGGCCCCTGCCGGCTTCGTCGACGCCCGCGGGGGCCATGTATCCCTTGCCCCGCGCCAGCGCCTCGAAGCCGTCCAACGGAACGGCGCTACTCTTTCGGAGACTCCGCCGCGGGGGCCTCGACCGCGGGCCCCTCCGGCTGCCCCTCCGACGGGACGACGACGCCCTTCCTGGAGAGCCAGTCCTTCTTCTCGCGGATGCGCGCCTTCTTGCCGGAGACGCCGCGCAGGTAGAAGAGCTTCGCCCGGCGGACGTCCCCCTTCTTCTTCACCTCGATCTTCTCGAGGAGGGGGGAGTGGATCGGGTAGGTCCTCTCGACGCCCACGCCGTACGACTCCTTGCGCACCTTGAAGGTGGTCGAGACCCCCTTCCGATGGAAACCGATGACGATCCCCTCGAAATACTGGACCCGCTCCTTTTCGCCCTCCTTGATCCGCGAGTACACCCGGACGGTGTCCCCGACGTTGAACTTCGGGAGGTCCTTTCGGAGCTGCGTTTCCTGCACGTCCTGGAGGAGCGTCATGACCGTGTCCTTTCCTTCGTAAGACCGACTAAGAAAGAAGTTGCGGTTTCCGGGGGGAAACAAGACCCAATAATCTATTCCATCCCCGGCCCGTCTGTCAAATTTTTCTTCAGAAGATCCGGGCGCGTCGCGGCGGTCCGCCGCTCCCCTTCCCGCCTCCGCCACTCCGCTACCGCCCCGTGGTCCCCGGAGAGCAGCACGTCGGGGACCGCCCACCCCCGGAACTCCCGCGGGCGGGTGTAATGGGGGGCCTCCAGGACGCCGCCGGAAAACGAATCGTTTCGCGGAGCGTCCGGATCGCCCAGCACCCCGGGAAGGAAGCGGGCGACGGCGTCGATCAGCACCATCGCGGGCAGTTCGCCTCCCGACAGCACGTAGTCGCCGATCGATATCTCCTCGTCCGCCAGGTGGTCCGCGACCCTCTGGTCCACCCCCTCGTACCGGCCGCAGATGAGGACGAGGTGCGTCTCTTTCGATAGCCGTTCGGCCACTTCGGGAGACAGGAGCTTTCCGGCCGGCGACAGGAGGATGACCCTTCCCGGGCCGTGGGCGGCGAACAAGGCCTCCACCCCGGCGAAGATCGGTTCCGGCTTCATGACCATCCCGCCGCCGCCGCCGAAGGGGGGTTCGTCGGTCACCCGGTGCTTCCCCTCGGCGTACGAACGAAGATCTTGCGTCTCGACCGCCAGCAGCCCCGCCTCGCGCGCCTTCGCCAGGATGCTGTGGGACAGCGGTCCCTCGAACATCCCCGGAAACAGCGTCAGAACGTCGATCCGCAAGGTCACCACCCCTCCGGCGGCGCGGCCACGATGCGGCCCGCCGCCACGTCGACCGTACGGACGAAGGCGGCGACCAGCGGGAGGTACCCTTCCCCGACTCCGCGGCGCACCACCAGCCAGTCGTGCGCCGGGCCCGGGATCACTCCGGTCACTTCCCCCAGCGGGCGCCCTCCGGCATCCACGACGGCGCACCCGACCGCGTCGGTCCAGTAGAACTCCCCTTCGGGGAGGGGGGGCAGTTCGTCCCGCCGCATCGATACGCGACCACCGACCAGCGCCGCAGCCGCCTCGGGGGAATCGACCCCCTTCAACGCGAAAACGGCGCATCCGCCCGCGCGGTGCGCCGAGACCACATCGAACTCCACGACCGCATCCGGCTCCGTGCCCCGGACGCCCGTCAGCCGCACCGTCTTCGCGGCCAGCGCCCCGGACGGGTCCCCCGAGAGCGGGGCGACCTTCACCTTCCCGCGGACCCCGTGGAGGCCGATGACACGGCCGATTTCGAGATACTTCATCGCGGGGGCACTCCTGCCCGGTAGTACGCCGGGATTCCCCTTTCGGCTGCGTCGCCTCGGAGAGGGGGCTCCGTTCGTGGCTCGCCGTGCGGTGCACCTGCACGGCTGCGCCTTACCTCACTGCGCCCCCCTCCTGCGGCGACTCCACCGGACCCTCCCATTGCGTGCGCCTTACGTACTGTCCCCCCCGATACGCTACCGTATATGTGACGGGGAGCACTAAGCCGTGGAGGGTTTGGCCGCCTTGGCCGCCTGGAACTTCTTCCACGTGCCCGACTTCTTCAGAAGGCTCTTGACCGTCTCGGTCGGCTGGGCGCCCTTCCCGAGCCACTTGAGCGTCAGCGCGTCGTCGATCACGATCTTCGCCGGGTTCTCCCGGGGGGCGTACGTCCCGACGTACGCGATGCAGCGCCCGTCGCGGGGCATCTGCGAGTCCGCCACCACCACGCGGTAGTAGGCCATCTTCTTGCGCCCCGTCCGCGACAACCGGATCTTCACCGCCATGAACCGTTCCTCCTGCTGGTAAAATGGATTTCGCTACAGTACCACAATACCTGGCGCAAATGCTTCGGCTGCGTCGCCTCGGAGCGGGGGCTCCGCCGGTTATCTGAAGAAGGGGAGGTTCCTCCCCGCTCCCCGCATGCCGCCCTTCGAGAACCGCTTGATCATCTCCTCCGCCTGCTGGAAATTCTTCATCAGGCGGTTCACGTCCTGCACGGTGGTGCCGCTTCCGGCAGCGATCCGCTTCCGGCGGCTGCCGTTCAGAAGCTTCGCGTTGCGCCGCTCCCGCGCCGTCATGGAGTCGATGATCGCCACCACTTTCTTCAGCTCCGCCTCGTCGGGTGCCGCCCCCTGGAGCTGCTTCATCTTCCCGCCCATCCCGGGGATCATCCCGAGGAGATCCTCCATCGACCCCATCTTGCGGAGCTTGAGGAGCTGGTCGCGGAAATCCTCCAGGGTGAACTCGTTCTTCCGGAGCTTGCGCTCCAGCTCCTTCGCCTGCTTCTCGTCGACCTGCTCCTGCGCCTTCTCGACGAAGGTGAGGATGTCCCCCATCCCCAGGATGCGGGACGCCATCCGGTCGGGGTGGAACGGCTCCAGGGCGTCGAGCTTCTCGCCGACGCCGACGAACTTCACCGGCGCCCCGGTCACCGCCCGGATGGAAAGCGCCGCCCCGCCGCGCGCGTCGCCGTCCATCTTCGTCAGCACCACGCCGGTCAGGCCGAGCTTCTCGTGGAACGCCTTGGCGACGTTCACCGCGTCCTGCCCGGTCATCGCGTCGGCCACCAGCAGGATCTCCGCCGGGTCGACCGCCGCCTTGATCCTCGAAAGCTCCTCCATGAGCGGGGCGTCGATGTGGAGCCGCCCCGCCGTGTCGAGCAGGACCGTGTCGTGCCCGGCAAGCTCCGCCGACCGCATCGCCTCCCGGCAGATGTCCACCGGGTCGGCGTCGGGGCGCGAATCGAACGACTGGAGCTCGAGCTGCCTCGCGAGGACCTTCAACTGCTCGATGGCGGCCGGTCGGTAGACGTCGGCCGGAACCAGGAGCGGGGTGCGCTTCCTCTTCTGCAGGTGCAGCGCGAGCTTCCCGCACGACGTGGTTTTCCCCGACCCCTGGAGCCCCACCAGCATCACCGCGACGGGCGGCTTCCGGTCCAGGGAAAGCTCCCGGGCCTGCTCCCCCATCATCTTCGACATCTCTTCGTGGACGATCTTGATGAAGTGCTGGTCGGGGGAGAGCGAGGCCAGGACCTCCGCCCCCAGCGCCTTGACCTTGACCGCCGCGACGAAGTCCTTCACGACCTTGTAGTTGACGTCGGCTTCCAGGAGGGCGAGGCGGACCTCGTTCAGCGCCCCCTCGACGTTCCCCTCGGTGATGCGGCCGTGCCCGCGCAGCTTCCGGAGCACACCCTGGAATTTGTCCGACAGGTTTTCGAACACGCGCCTTACCCCTCCATCCGGCTGGAACGAACCATCGAATATAGGGGATTCCGGATCAAAAGGAAAGCCCCCGGGGTTTCCCCCGGGGGCTCTTTCCGGTGCCGCTACCGTTCCGCTGGAACCTTAGAACGCGTAGTTGATCTTGGCGTACAGGTCGTAGGCGTTGTCCGGGTCGACCGCGCCCGCGACGTTGCTCTTGAAGAAGTCGCCCAGCCACGCATAGGCGCCGGAGACTCCGAAGTCCAGACCCTTGGAGATGTTGTACTCCACGGTCGCGTTGACTTCCGTTCCCATCCCCTTGCCCTTCCTCGTGGAATCGGTGACCAGGAGGAGCTTGGTGGCGGAGAGGTAGCCCGCGCCGACCTTGCCGGAGATCCGGTCGCCCAGCTTCTGCGAATAGCCGGCGGCGATGTGGTAGAGGCCGCGTCCGCCGTTGCTGTAGTTGATCGACAGCGGGGTGGCGGTGTTGATGGCGTCCGTGTTCGGGAAGAGGATCTGCATCCCGCTGCGGTTGTAGAACACCTGCGTGGCCGACCAGTCGGCCGCGCCCACGATCGACTTGTACTTCGCGGCGTTGTTGTCGCCGCCGCTGATGTAGAGACCCTCGACGAACGCCTTGCCGGGGCCGACGTTCAGGTCGGCGCGGAGGTCGCCCGCGAACGCGCTGATGTCCACGTCCGCAGCGCCGATGTTCTGGACCTTGCCGGTCTGGAAGAAGGCGAAGCCGGTGAGGCTCGCCGGGCCGGCCTTGGCGGAGAAGTCGATGCCGGGGGTGTACACCTTCACCGAGCCGGTGTCCGCAGCGGCCAGGGCGGGCGCCGCGCCGATCGAGCCTCTGCCCGAACGGAGGAAGTAGAAGTTCAGGCCGACCTTGACGTCCTTCATCGGGGCCAGCTTCGCCTCGGCGATGTAGAAGTCCACGTCGTCCGCTTCGGCGACGTCGCCTTCAAAGAACTTGTAGGCGCCCGCGCGGAAGGTGGCGGGTTCGACCTTGAACGTCGTGGTCACGCCCGACATGTCGGCTCCGAAGAGGATCCACGCGTAGGAGTCGAACACGGACTGGAGGCCCACCGCGAAGTCGAAGGAGGTGTTGGGGAGCTTGAACCAGACGTACATGTTCTTCGTCTCGAGGTTGATGGAGTCGCCGCCGAGGGCGCCGCCCGATCCTCTCGCGACACCGGCCGTCGAGTCCCCCCACATCTGGTCGAACTCGGCGAAGTAGTACGCCCGCACGTTCTCGTCGCCGACGCCGATCTTGGCGCGGAGGCGATGCTCGACGTAGGAACCGGTCGCCTGATCCGCCGCGATCACGGGAGTTCCGTAATTCGCGTAGTTTCCGACATGTCCCTTGGCCCGGAAATAACCGGCCACGTTGGTGTCCGCCATCGCCGTCGCGGCCATCGCCGCGACCAGCACAACCGCCAGCATGATCAGAAAGCCTTTCCGCATGTTTCCCTCCTCGAAAAATTTAAACTGCCTGTCTTCCCCTCCAAAAGAAAGCAGACGAACCATTGCTTGCATCGAAACCGTCGGCCGCCCTCGACCACCTCCTCCCGTCGCGATCTGGTTGCTCCATTCCCTATGTATGTCGACCTCGGGCGCCCTCCCCGCGGGCCCCGTTTTGGAAACCACGTTTTTTTTTGAACTGAATATCACCCCGGGCGGCGTCGTGTCAAGGAAATTCACGGCACCCCGGCCCGCGGTTTCCCGTTCTATTCGACCTGGAACATATGCAGCCGGCTCACCCGGTCCGAAAAGGCCGATCCGGGCTGTTCGATCACCGAGGCGATCGCCCGGCTCCCGCGCCGGATCCCCCCCGCCGGAAGCAGCTCCACCCCGCTGTAGAAAAAGTCGCTTCTCGGCGACGCCGCGCGCTCCGCGAACCCGCTCCCCTCCATCTGGAGGATCACGATCCTGGAAGACTCGATCGTCCCCACCGCCGTCTGGAGGACCCCCTTGCGGATCTCCGTGACCGCCACGAAGGAGTCTCCCCTCCCCCCCGCGACCACCCGCGGGGCGCGCCGGAGGGGGAAGAGCGGCCGCCGTCCCTCCAGGCGACTCACTTCGGCGTATTCGAATCCGTCGGCCACGGCGCCGAACTTGTCCTTGGACCGGTAGGCGCTTTTCCCCTTCGAGTCGAGGATCCGGAGGTGCTCGTCGGAATCCACGTACAGCCACGCCCACTCGTTTCCCGTGCGGACCGGAGCCAGGCTGTAGACCCCGCCCGTGGAAAGGGGAAGGATGTTCGTGTCGAGGGGGAGCTTCTCCCCTTCCGAGAGCATCCTCCCGTCCCATTTCATGGCGTGGATCTTCCCCTGGAACGGCTCGTTCAGCCCGTGACGCTGCCCGGCGACGACGTCCTTCCCGTTCCAGCCCCGCAGGACGGCGAGATGGTACGGGATGACGCCCGGCTGCTCCACGAAGCCGGCGCCCTTCCGCATCATCAGGAAAGAGACCAGCCGGTCCCCCTGGAGGTCGGTGACGACCAGGTCCTTCTTTCCGTCCCCGTCCAGATCGACCGATTCGACGTTCAGGAAATGGTGCTCCCTTCCCCGGACGATCCGGGTGAACGGCACGATTTCCTTCCCCTTTACCGTGTAGACGTAGATGGAGCTCCTGCCCCAGGTGACGACCTCGCCGTTCCCTTCCTCGTCCTGGTCCCCGGCGACCACGCCGTACAACTCGTCGGAGATCTTGTCGGACTGTCCGGTCTTCTTCAGGGAGGACGGGACCCACCCCTCCGAGAGCGTCTGCGGGGCCGGAGCCGCCGGGGGGGGCGCTGCCATGGGAACCGCCGCGGAGGGTGCGCCGCCGATCGACTGGACGCCCGGCGCAGCCTGCACGTACGCCGGGGGGGGCGGCGCGGTGGCGCGGATCGCCCCCTGGACGCCGAACAGTTTCTCGGCGATTTCTCCGGAGAGGACTCCCAGCTGCTGGATGATCTCGTCTTCGGACGCCGCCGCCGCGAAGAACGCCCCCGCCGACCCTCCGGTGGACAGGTCGGTGACCGTGGCGTCGACGCTGTACCCCTTGCCGAGCTTGGACACCGTTCCCTGGAGGAGCAGCGGATACTTCGCTTCCTTCGCCGTCTCTTCCGGCGGTTTTCCGGGAGGCACGACCAGGACGTCGGCGCCTGCGAGCGCCATCAACCGGGAGGAGAGAAGCCTCGGGAGAACCGAAACCGTGGCGCCGATGTCCTCCTTCGTCAGGACGGAAAACGGCGCGATCGCGATCCTCCGGGGGTACCCCGCGGCGGATGCGGCCGAACCGAGAACGCACGATAGGACGAGGGCCGCGCCGATGACGGCGCGCCCGACCCGGCGGCCAGGAATGGGGCGCATGCCCCGGAATGTAACAGAGGGGTGGGCGGGCGTCAAGTTACGGCCGACAGAGCGGCTTTCAACTTCTCCTGTATTCCCCCGAAACCGCCGTTCGACATGACGAGAACGAGGTCCCCCGGGCGGCACGTGTCCCCCAGCCGGGCGACGATCCCGTCCACTTCCCGCACGACCGATGCGGGCCGCCCCGCCGCCCGCAGGGACCCCGCCACCTCCTCCGGCGAAAGCCGCTCGTTTTCCGGGATCTTATCCGCCCCGAACACGCCCGCCAGGATCACCTCGTCGGCCTCCGACAGCGCGGCGGTGAACTCCCGCTGGAACACCTTCCTCCGGCTGGTATTCGAGCGGGGTTCGAAAACCGCAACGATCCGGCGCCCGGGGTACCTCGCGCGGACCGCCCGGACCGTCTCCCGGACCGCCGTCGGATGGTGGGCGAAGTCGTCGACCACCAGCACCCCGCGGAACTCCCCCACCACCTCCTGCCGGCGGCGCACCCCTTCGAACCGTTCGAACGTCCGGGCGACCTCCCCGGGGGGGAAGCCCAACCGCATCAGGGCGACCGCGACCCCGGCCGCGTTGGCGCCGTTGTGGATCCCCGGCAGGGGGAAGCGGAAATCGAGCGTGCGGCCGCGCCCATCCATGCGGAACGCGGTCATCCCTCCCGACTCCCCGGTGCCGCGCACCCTCCACGATTCGCCGCCCGGAGGCGCGACCGGGGCATCTCCCGTGGTCGAGTAGAACGCCACCGGGCATCGGGCCGTACGGGCGACCGCGACGACGTCCGGATAGTCCGCGCACGCGACCAGGAGGCCGTCCGGGGGGATGATCGCGGCAAGCCGGCGGAAGGAGTCCCGGACGTGATCGAGGTCCCGGTAGATGTCCGCGTGGTCGAATTCGATGCTGGTCAGCAGGACGGTCCGCGGGCGGTAGTGGAGGAACTTCGGCCCCTTGTCGAAGTAGGCGGTGTCGTACTCGTCCCCCTCGACGACGAATCGCCGACCGCCTCCGATCCGGTAGCTGACCGGAAAGTTCTTCGGCACTCCGCCCACGAGGAACGACGGGTCGTCGCCGAGAGCGAAGAGGGACCACGCGGCGAGCGCCGTCGTGGTCGTCTTGCCGTGCGTTCCGGCCACGACGATCGACTCGCGGCCGCCGATGAAATATTCCGCCACCGCCTGGGGCATCGAGAGGGTCCGGACCCCCCGCCGGACCGCCTCCTCCGCCTCCGGGTTCCCCCGCGACACCGCGTTCCCGACCACCACGAGCTCCGCGTCCGGGGGGATGTTCTCCGCGGCGTACGGGGAGAAGAGCCGTATGCCCATCGTCTCGAGCTGCGTGCTCATCGGAGGGTAGACGTTCGCGTCGGATCCGGTGACCCGCCACCCCTGCTCCTTCAGCATCCCCGCCAGCGACGCCATCCCCACGCCGCACGCCGCGATCAGGTGCGCATTCATCTAAGGTCCCAACCTCCTCCAGACGGCGTCGTGGATCCGGGGCCGCAGCGCGGCCAGCTTCCGATTATCGCTCCCGTGCACGACGCGGTTGGTCAGCAGCACGATGGAAATCTCCCGGTCGAGGTCGATCCAGAGGGAGCAGCCGGTGTAGCCCAGGTGCCCCGCGACGTTCCCCGGGTACAGCTCCCCGGCCTGGGACGTTCCACCCTCGGCGCGGGTGGGGGTGTCGAGGCCCAGGGTCCGCGGGCACCCGGCGGGCGCGGGGACGCGGGTCGTCATCGCCGTCGCCGACGGACGGGACAGGATCCGCCCCTCCCCCCGTCGCGCGCGCCCGAGCTCCCGCGCGAAGAGAAACAGGTCGCGCGCGGTCGAGAACACCCCCGCGTGCCCCGCAACGCCGCCCATGGCGGCCGCGTTCTCGTCGTCCACCTCGCCCGCCTTCTCCCTTCCCCGAACCTCCGAATACCCGGTGGGGACGACCTGACCGGTCTCGCATTCGCTCAATGCGGAAACCGGGAGATAGCACGTGTCCCGCATCCCGAGGGGACCGGTCACGTGCCTCGCGAGGAGCCGGTCCAGGGAGTGGAACCCGGCGACCTCGATCGCCCGCCCGAGGAGGATGTACCCCAGGTCGCTGTACTCCCACGCCTTGCCCGGGGCGTAGGACAGCGGCATGGACAGGATCTCCGAAACGATCCGGTCGTGCCCCTCCGACGTGCCGAAGAGCGTCCTCCCGGCCTCCGTCTCCGCCTCGAGAACCTTCTCGTACAGCGGACGCCAGGCGGGCAGCCCCGATGCGTGCGAGAGAAGGTGGGAGAACCGGATCTCCGCGACCCGCGGATCGGGAGCGGTGAACGGCAGGATCTCCCCGGCCGGCCCTTCCGGGGAGAGGCTCCCCTCCTGCGACAGGACGAAGAAGAGCGCCGCGGTCAGCGGCTTGGTCACCGACGCGACGTCGAAGAGCGACGCGGCGCGGGCGTACCCCGCGGACCGCTCGAGGAGGACCTCGTCCCCCCGGCCGACCAGCAGGACCGCCGCGGAGTACGCCCCGTCGTCCGCGCCGCGGTCGAGAAGCTCCGCGGCGTCCCGGAACCGGAGATCCCCCCCGGACGCGTTCCCCGTCACGCGGTTTCCACGGGGGATTCCAGGAGGAAGAGCCGTCCCGTCCCGTCGACGCGCGCCCGAACGCCGAAGGGGAGCGCCACGTTCCTGCCGTGGTGGCCGGCCGGGAATCCGTACCACACCGGGACGGAGAGCCGCTTCCCCGCCTCGTGGAAGACGCGGAGAATCCCCGCGGTGGTGTCGCCCCGCGCGGGGGCCATCTTTCCGACGACGATCCCGCGGATCTTCGCCAGCTTCCCGGACTGGATCCACTGCGTCAGCATCCGGTCGATCCGGTACGACGGTTCCCCGACGTCCTCCAGGAACAGGAGCGCGCCGCGGAAGTCGGGCTCGTGCGGCGTGGACAGGAGCGCGGTGAGCACGGAAAGGCACCCTCCGGTCAGCACCCCTTCCGCCTCGCGGCCCCGGACCCGCTCCATCGTCTCTCCCCACGGCTCCCGGGGGGATGTCTCCCCGGCCGAGAGTCGGCGGAAGGCGTCGAGTGCACCCGCGTCGTACCGCAGGGCGAGGTCCGCCGCCGCCATGGGGCCGTGAACGCAAGGGAATTTCAGGCGCGTGGAGACGTAGGCGAGAATCGCGGTCAGGTCGCTGAATCCCACCAGCAGCTTTCGCCGACGGGCCGCGGTCCGCCAGTCGAGCAGCGGCAGCAGCCGCGTCGTCCCGTACCCTCCCCGGGCCGCCATGACGGCCCGCGCCTCGGGCAGGGTCAGGGCCCACTCGAGCTGGCGAAGCCGGTGCGCCTCGGTTCCCGCGAGGTACCCGTCCGCCGCCAGCACTCCCTCGGCGGTCTCCGGGACGAACCCCGCCGCGGAGAGGCGGGCGATCCCCCGGTCGAGCCGGCCGCGGTCCACCGGGCCGGCGGGGGCGCAGACGGCGATGACGTCCCCTTTTTTAAGAGGAAGCGGTTTCCGCATCGGGCCTCCGGGGTGGGAGCAGGTACAGGAGATTGGCGGCGGTGAACAGCAGCGAGGCGAAGAGGATCGCCCCCGCGCCGGGGTCGCGGTTGGCGTCGAACACCGCGTACGGGGCGCCCCACGGGGTGGAGCCGAAATTCTTGATGTAGATCCCGTACCCGTCGTGGAAGAGCGGCTCGTTCGTCCGGATGACGCCGCGGGCGACCGGCGTGGTGTTCCGGAAGAGGGTCACCGCGGCCGAGAACTCCTTCGGGTACCCCTGCGGGGCCATCACCGCGTCGAACCGGTCCAGCCGCAGGACCCACCCCGTGTCCCCGACCGGGGCGAAGCCGCCCTGCGGCACGGCGACGCCCGGGATCCGGTCGCCGTAGAGCGCGCTCGCCAGGTGCGCGAGGACGACGCCGAGGAATGCGACGTGCATCACGTGGGGGAGGAGCCGCCTCAGGGTGACGGTCCCCCGGAAGATCTGCACCAGCCGCTCGAACGTGCAGCAGACGGCGTTCACGGCGAGCAGCCCGGTCGACGCCAGCAGTCCGTACAGCCACAGCGTCGGCCCGGGGTCGGCCGTCCCCTTCCGCTCGAACCAGCCGGCGAAGACCTGGGCGTCCATGTCGGCGAACAGCTCGGGGTACCGGCCCATCACGATGGACCCGGCCGCCCCGGCGGCGCAGAACGCCAGCGCTGCCCAGGAGCACGTCTTGAGGGAGGTGAGGAACCGCCAGAGCGCCTTCATCGGGGCATCAGAAGGAGTGGGAGCTGCGCAGCAGCAGGCTCACGCCGAGGAACGTGAACAGCATGACGCCGTACCCCGCCGCGGTGGCGCCCATCTCGAGCCGTTTCGTCCACCCCGGCCACCCCGCCTGTGCGGGGATGAATTTCAGGTGCGTGAGCGCGGCGAAGTAGATCCAGACGATCACCGACCAGATCTCCTTCGGCGTCCAGATCCAGTACGACCCCCAGGCGTAGAACGCCCAGACGCCGCCGCACACCATCCCGGCCGAGAACGCGGAGAAACCGTAGAGCGCGGATTTTCCCGCCGCGCGGTACACCGCTTCGCCCCCCTTCTTCAGGTAGACGATTCCCAGCGACAACCCCGCGGCGAAGAAGCCGTAGCCGAGGAAGGAGAGCCCGACATGGGTGGCGAACCACGGGGTGTCGAGCGCCGGATACAGTGGCGTCAGCCGCTTGTCGAGGAGCGCCGCCCCGGCCTGCGGAAGCAGCACCAGCGCCGACAGCGGCATCCACGCGGCCGCGGTCTCCGCCGACCGGCACAGGAGGAGGCCGGCGATGGCGCAGCAGAAGGAGAAGACGGTCAGCGACTCGAACAGCCCCGCCATCGGCGCGTGTCCCGATAGAAACCACCGGATCGCGAGGAATCCCGCGTGCAGGAGCGTGCCGGCGAAGAGCGGCGTCCTCCACGCGGAGGATGGGGCGACGCCGCCGAACCGGAAGCCGGCCTCCGCGCCGTACGCCGCGAGCGAGAGCCAGAACAGGATGATGTGAACGCCTTCCAAGCGGCCGCCGACGCCTCCGTTCCGGGGATTCGCGACCATGCTACCACGATCCGCATATAATGAATCCGCGCACACCCGCGGAGTGACACAGCGGAGGGTTCCTCGCAGGGGGCGTGTGGAGCGAGGCGGAGGTTGCGTCGAGAGGAACCCGCAGTGAGCGGGCGAAGATCGCGAACGTCCCCGAGAGGAAGCCCTCCGCGAGGAACGAAGCGGTGAAAGGGGAATCGGTACGTTGAACGGATCGGCGTGGGAAGCGGCGCTGGCGGCGCTGGAGTGGGGGAAGATCACGGCGCGGCTTTCGGGCCACGCGTCGTCGGAGCCGGGGCGCGTGCTGTGTTCGTCTCTGACGCCGGGGACCGACCTC
Coding sequences within:
- the trmD gene encoding tRNA (guanosine(37)-N1)-methyltransferase TrmD; translation: MRIDVLTLFPGMFEGPLSHSILAKAREAGLLAVETQDLRSYAEGKHRVTDEPPFGGGGGMVMKPEPIFAGVEALFAAHGPGRVILLSPAGKLLSPEVAERLSKETHLVLICGRYEGVDQRVADHLADEEISIGDYVLSGGELPAMVLIDAVARFLPGVLGDPDAPRNDSFSGGVLEAPHYTRPREFRGWAVPDVLLSGDHGAVAEWRRREGERRTAATRPDLLKKNLTDGPGME
- the rimM gene encoding 16S rRNA processing protein RimM — translated: MKYLEIGRVIGLHGVRGKVKVAPLSGDPSGALAAKTVRLTGVRGTEPDAVVEFDVVSAHRAGGCAVFALKGVDSPEAAAALVGGRVSMRRDELPPLPEGEFYWTDAVGCAVVDAGGRPLGEVTGVIPGPAHDWLVVRRGVGEGYLPLVAAFVRTVDVAAGRIVAAPPEGW
- a CDS encoding beta-lactamase family protein yields the protein MTGNASGGDLRFRDAAELLDRGADDGAYSAAVLLVGRGDEVLLERSAGYARAASLFDVASVTKPLTAALFFVLSQEGSLSPEGPAGEILPFTAPDPRVAEIRFSHLLSHASGLPAWRPLYEKVLEAETEAGRTLFGTSEGHDRIVSEILSMPLSYAPGKAWEYSDLGYILLGRAIEVAGFHSLDRLLARHVTGPLGMRDTCYLPVSALSECETGQVVPTGYSEVRGREKAGEVDDENAAAMGGVAGHAGVFSTARDLFLFARELGRARRGEGRILSRPSATAMTTRVPAPAGCPRTLGLDTPTRAEGGTSQAGELYPGNVAGHLGYTGCSLWIDLDREISIVLLTNRVVHGSDNRKLAALRPRIHDAVWRRLGP
- the rplS gene encoding 50S ribosomal protein L19, with amino-acid sequence MTLLQDVQETQLRKDLPKFNVGDTVRVYSRIKEGEKERVQYFEGIVIGFHRKGVSTTFKVRKESYGVGVERTYPIHSPLLEKIEVKKKGDVRRAKLFYLRGVSGKKARIREKKDWLSRKGVVVPSEGQPEGPAVEAPAAESPKE
- a CDS encoding VCBS repeat-containing protein, with protein sequence MRPIPGRRVGRAVIGAALVLSCVLGSAASAAGYPRRIAIAPFSVLTKEDIGATVSVLPRLLSSRLMALAGADVLVVPPGKPPEETAKEAKYPLLLQGTVSKLGKGYSVDATVTDLSTGGSAGAFFAAAASEDEIIQQLGVLSGEIAEKLFGVQGAIRATAPPPPAYVQAAPGVQSIGGAPSAAVPMAAPPPAAPAPQTLSEGWVPSSLKKTGQSDKISDELYGVVAGDQDEEGNGEVVTWGRSSIYVYTVKGKEIVPFTRIVRGREHHFLNVESVDLDGDGKKDLVVTDLQGDRLVSFLMMRKGAGFVEQPGVIPYHLAVLRGWNGKDVVAGQRHGLNEPFQGKIHAMKWDGRMLSEGEKLPLDTNILPLSTGGVYSLAPVRTGNEWAWLYVDSDEHLRILDSKGKSAYRSKDKFGAVADGFEYAEVSRLEGRRPLFPLRRAPRVVAGGRGDSFVAVTEIRKGVLQTAVGTIESSRIVILQMEGSGFAERAASPRSDFFYSGVELLPAGGIRRGSRAIASVIEQPGSAFSDRVSRLHMFQVE
- the ccsA gene encoding cytochrome c biogenesis protein CcsA, encoding MEGVHIILFWLSLAAYGAEAGFRFGGVAPSSAWRTPLFAGTLLHAGFLAIRWFLSGHAPMAGLFESLTVFSFCCAIAGLLLCRSAETAAAWMPLSALVLLPQAGAALLDKRLTPLYPALDTPWFATHVGLSFLGYGFFAAGLSLGIVYLKKGGEAVYRAAGKSALYGFSAFSAGMVCGGVWAFYAWGSYWIWTPKEIWSVIVWIYFAALTHLKFIPAQAGWPGWTKRLEMGATAAGYGVMLFTFLGVSLLLRSSHSF
- a CDS encoding LD-carboxypeptidase; translated protein: MRKPLPLKKGDVIAVCAPAGPVDRGRLDRGIARLSAAGFVPETAEGVLAADGYLAGTEAHRLRQLEWALTLPEARAVMAARGGYGTTRLLPLLDWRTAARRRKLLVGFSDLTAILAYVSTRLKFPCVHGPMAAADLALRYDAGALDAFRRLSAGETSPREPWGETMERVRGREAEGVLTGGCLSVLTALLSTPHEPDFRGALLFLEDVGEPSYRIDRMLTQWIQSGKLAKIRGIVVGKMAPARGDTTAGILRVFHEAGKRLSVPVWYGFPAGHHGRNVALPFGVRARVDGTGRLFLLESPVETA
- the ffh gene encoding signal recognition particle protein, giving the protein MFENLSDKFQGVLRKLRGHGRITEGNVEGALNEVRLALLEADVNYKVVKDFVAAVKVKALGAEVLASLSPDQHFIKIVHEEMSKMMGEQARELSLDRKPPVAVMLVGLQGSGKTTSCGKLALHLQKRKRTPLLVPADVYRPAAIEQLKVLARQLELQSFDSRPDADPVDICREAMRSAELAGHDTVLLDTAGRLHIDAPLMEELSRIKAAVDPAEILLVADAMTGQDAVNVAKAFHEKLGLTGVVLTKMDGDARGGAALSIRAVTGAPVKFVGVGEKLDALEPFHPDRMASRILGMGDILTFVEKAQEQVDEKQAKELERKLRKNEFTLEDFRDQLLKLRKMGSMEDLLGMIPGMGGKMKQLQGAAPDEAELKKVVAIIDSMTARERRNAKLLNGSRRKRIAAGSGTTVQDVNRLMKNFQQAEEMIKRFSKGGMRGAGRNLPFFR
- a CDS encoding cytochrome c biogenesis protein ResB — its product is MKALWRFLTSLKTCSWAALAFCAAGAAGSIVMGRYPELFADMDAQVFAGWFERKGTADPGPTLWLYGLLASTGLLAVNAVCCTFERLVQIFRGTVTLRRLLPHVMHVAFLGVVLAHLASALYGDRIPGVAVPQGGFAPVGDTGWVLRLDRFDAVMAPQGYPKEFSAAVTLFRNTTPVARGVIRTNEPLFHDGYGIYIKNFGSTPWGAPYAVFDANRDPGAGAILFASLLFTAANLLYLLPPRRPDAETASS
- the rpsP gene encoding 30S ribosomal protein S16 — its product is MAVKIRLSRTGRKKMAYYRVVVADSQMPRDGRCIAYVGTYAPRENPAKIVIDDALTLKWLGKGAQPTETVKSLLKKSGTWKKFQAAKAAKPSTA